One stretch of Dehalococcoidales bacterium DNA includes these proteins:
- a CDS encoding response regulator transcription factor gives MRVLIVDDHALFRSGLASLLTANDIEVVGEASNGLEAVEKTRQLRPDIVLMDVKMADFNGIQATQLIKAEMPQTKIVMVTAFEDDDDLFEAMKGGAVGYILKNIEAEKFVKFLSNIMEGDVAVSPWVADKIVKEAFRQNGRLRSSQPANDLTNLTNKEAEVLKLVATGATNKEIASSLNISENTVKYHLRNIMEKLHVRNRAQMVARAVTRGIVPGSAGGKTD, from the coding sequence TTGAGGGTACTAATAGTTGACGATCATGCTCTGTTCAGAAGCGGACTAGCCAGTCTCCTGACCGCAAATGATATCGAGGTTGTTGGAGAGGCCAGTAACGGTCTGGAAGCCGTAGAAAAGACCCGCCAACTCAGGCCGGACATAGTACTGATGGATGTCAAAATGGCTGACTTTAATGGCATCCAAGCCACACAGCTCATCAAGGCAGAAATGCCACAGACAAAAATTGTCATGGTTACGGCTTTTGAAGATGACGATGACTTGTTTGAAGCAATGAAAGGCGGCGCCGTTGGTTACATCCTCAAGAACATAGAAGCTGAAAAGTTCGTCAAATTTCTCTCGAATATCATGGAGGGTGATGTAGCAGTGTCACCATGGGTCGCTGATAAAATAGTCAAAGAGGCATTCCGCCAAAACGGAAGACTTAGATCATCACAGCCTGCCAATGATCTTACCAACCTTACTAACAAAGAAGCCGAGGTTCTCAAACTAGTTGCTACTGGAGCGACAAACAAGGAGATCGCTTCATCTCTTAATATTTCAGAAAACACGGTGAAATATCACCTGCGTAACATTATGGAAAAACTCCACGTCAGGAATCGCGCTCAAATGGTAGCGCGTGCAGTAACCAGAGGCATAGTCCCGGGCAGCGCTGGCGGAAAAACTGACTAA